From the genome of Papaver somniferum cultivar HN1 chromosome 2, ASM357369v1, whole genome shotgun sequence, one region includes:
- the LOC113352872 gene encoding uncharacterized protein LOC113352872: MTIHGESMFIFDFNSTEDRTRALEMGSMFISNRLFIVKHWSRVVEKEIAELKSIPVWMNFRNVPLFMWNNKGLSMIASYHGNPLMMDTQTLNKTRMSYARICVEVDVNCEFLDSFTFTLGGKDTIEIKTNYSWKPPKCKECAVFGHVTTNCPKNVKPVQNVVQKWVQKHTVNTAIEDGWTLKSRLGAKTNKQIASGQSNVVPQEASEASNVHSQEVSEAVAMESDQEHTHVLQENKENFQEVLHVTQQKNCAPESSNSGYISHFDKICILSPPTINLFPKIADLKKSARGTISLPLNLK; the protein is encoded by the exons ATGACCATCCATGGTGAGAGTATGTTTATTTTTGACTTCAATTCTACTGAGGATAGAACTAGAGCTTTAGAAATGGGCTCTATGTTTATCTCTAATAGATTATTCATTGTTAAACATTGGTCTAGAGTAGTTGAAAAGGAAATTGCTGAGTTGAAATCCATTCCTGTTTGGATGAACTTTAGAAATGTTCCTTTATTTATGTGGAATAATAAGGGTTTAAGTATGATTGCTAGCTATCATGGGAATCCTCTAATGATGGATACTCAGACTcttaacaaaacaagaatgagTTATGCCAGAATTTGTGTTGAAGTTGATGTAAACTGTGAGTTTCTAGACTCCTTCACCTTTACTTTGGGTGGAAAGGATACAATTGAAATCAAGACGAACTATTCTTGGAAACCACCTAAATGCAAAGAGTGTGCAGTTTTTGGTCATGTTACTACAAATTGTCCTAAGAATGTTAAGCCAGTTCAAAACGTTGTTCAAAAGTGGGTTCAGAAGCATACAGTAAATACCGCCATTGAAGATGGTTGGACTTTAAAATCAAGGCTTGGGGCTAAGACAAATAAGCAAATAGCTAGTGGTCAAAGTAATGTGGTTCCACAAGAAGCTTCCGAAGCTAGCAATGTGCACTCTCAAGAAGTAAGTGAAGCTGTAGCTATGGAATCTGATCAAGAGCACACTCATGTTTTACAGGAG AATAAAGAGAATTTTCAAGAAGTTTTACATGTAACTCAGCAGAAGAATTGTGCTCCTGAATCTTCTAACTCTGGGTATATATCTCACTTTGATAAGATATGCATCCTTTCTCCACCAACTATAAACCTCTTTCCCAAGATTGCAGATTTGAAGAAATCTGCTAGAGGTACTATTTCTCTCCCTTTAAATCTTAAATGA